One segment of Planctomyces sp. SH-PL62 DNA contains the following:
- a CDS encoding cytochrome C oxidase subunit IV family protein: MQQTSQLHQTADSHHQAHHVIAVKTYVTIYVVLMVLLAATVGVHFMDLGAVALPIAMAIAMVKAVLIVLFFMHVYYSAPLTWAVASGSLLWLALFLAFLVADYAGRGWLDIPGK, encoded by the coding sequence ATGCAGCAGACCTCGCAATTGCACCAGACCGCGGACTCCCACCACCAGGCGCACCACGTCATCGCCGTCAAGACGTACGTCACCATCTACGTGGTGCTGATGGTGCTGCTGGCGGCGACGGTGGGGGTCCACTTCATGGACCTGGGCGCCGTCGCCTTGCCCATCGCCATGGCGATCGCCATGGTCAAGGCCGTCCTGATCGTGCTGTTCTTCATGCACGTCTACTACAGCGCCCCGCTGACCTGGGCCGTGGCGTCCGGCTCCCTCCTCTGGCTGGCCCTGTTCCTCGCCTTCCTCGTGGCCGACTACGCCGGCCGCGGCTGGCTGGACATCCCCGGCAAGTGA
- a CDS encoding DUF3365 domain-containing protein: MSHNAKPALLSSAVAAALILATMMAAAAGRPEAPDSAPKGDADATSSQVEIPRTAEEARGQARLLHESIHVTLQIMHSRYYREDEGMPLPALTLETVFDELATSRNLEFHWMAVDAKPMSVDHKPRDQFERDAVEALGSGKETFEIAEPDAYRLAGAITLSSQCLKCHLPNRTDTKPRTAALVITVPFGKD, translated from the coding sequence ATGAGCCACAACGCGAAGCCGGCCCTCCTCTCCTCGGCCGTGGCGGCCGCCTTGATCCTGGCGACGATGATGGCGGCGGCCGCCGGACGCCCCGAAGCACCGGATTCGGCCCCCAAGGGGGACGCGGACGCGACGTCGTCCCAGGTCGAAATCCCGCGCACCGCCGAGGAGGCGCGTGGCCAGGCCAGGCTCCTCCACGAGTCGATCCACGTCACGCTCCAGATCATGCACAGCCGCTACTACCGTGAGGACGAAGGGATGCCGCTCCCCGCCCTCACCCTGGAGACGGTCTTCGACGAGCTGGCGACCAGCCGGAACCTCGAATTCCACTGGATGGCCGTCGACGCCAAGCCCATGAGCGTCGACCACAAGCCCAGGGACCAGTTCGAACGCGACGCCGTCGAGGCCCTCGGCTCGGGCAAGGAGACCTTCGAAATCGCCGAACCCGACGCCTACCGGCTCGCCGGCGCGATCACCCTCTCCTCGCAATGCCTGAAGTGCCACCTGCCGAACCGGACCGACACCAAGCCGCGCACCGCCGCGCTGGTCATCACCGTCCCCTTCGGCAAGGACTGA
- a CDS encoding general stress protein, whose translation MSTVISPVVGVFEDRRQANQAVTDLHAAGFTDKHIGVATQHVEGVSDARVSDAGSQAESGALAGALTGLGLGALAGLGVLSGVIPVVGPAIMAGTLGVVLSNAAAGAGIAGLVGALVGAGIPEEEATYYQGEFEAGRTIVTVDAGARAAEAAAIIRSAGGYDRSSRATTAI comes from the coding sequence ATGAGCACCGTGATTTCCCCCGTCGTCGGCGTCTTCGAAGACCGTCGCCAAGCCAACCAGGCCGTCACCGACCTCCACGCCGCCGGCTTCACCGACAAGCATATCGGCGTCGCCACTCAGCACGTCGAAGGGGTGAGCGACGCCAGGGTCTCCGACGCGGGCTCGCAGGCCGAATCGGGCGCGCTGGCCGGCGCGCTGACGGGGCTCGGCCTGGGCGCCCTGGCGGGCCTCGGCGTGCTCTCCGGCGTCATCCCGGTCGTCGGCCCGGCCATCATGGCCGGCACGCTGGGGGTCGTCCTCTCCAACGCGGCGGCCGGGGCGGGCATCGCCGGGCTGGTCGGCGCGCTCGTAGGCGCGGGCATCCCCGAAGAGGAAGCCACCTACTATCAGGGCGAGTTCGAGGCCGGGCGCACGATCGTGACCGTCGACGCCGGGGCCCGCGCGGCCGAGGCCGCGGCCATCATCCGATCGGCCGGAGGCTACGACCGCAGCAGCCGCGCCACCACCGCCATCTGA
- a CDS encoding calcium-binding protein, which produces MFERRVDAMLRSRRRRTRRRFEIEWLDDRIAPAVSAVFSPGVGALSVFGDSLANAITVSRNAAGAILVNGGAVAVLGGTPTVANTASIAVFGQGGNDVITLNEANGALPRANLFGGTGNDVLTGGSGADMLFGQSGNDTLLGKGGADFLFGGSDQDVLTGGDGDDQVFGESGDDRMIWNPGDDTDLNEGGDGTDVVQVNGGNGAEVFTVTANGTRVRFDRINPAPFSIDIGTSESLVLNANGGDDQFSATGNLAALIAITVDGGAGNDVLLGSNGADLLIGGDGNDFIDGQQGSDVALMGAGDDVFNWDPGDGSDVVEGQAGADRMAFNGANINEIFDISANGGRVRFTRDVANIVMDLNDVEAIDLNARGGADVVRVNDLSGTDVIALNFNLAASGGGGDGAADRVIVNGGNGDDVILASGDAAGTTVLGLAATVNITGAEAGNDVLQINALAGDDVVDGTGLAANAIGLTADGGDGDDVLLGGAGNDVLLGGPGDDVLIGGPGLDVLDGGPGDNVVIQ; this is translated from the coding sequence ATGTTCGAACGCCGCGTGGACGCCATGCTTCGAAGCCGTCGACGACGGACCCGCCGCCGATTCGAGATCGAGTGGCTGGACGACCGGATCGCGCCGGCGGTCTCGGCCGTGTTCAGCCCCGGGGTCGGGGCGCTCAGCGTCTTCGGCGACTCGCTCGCCAACGCCATCACGGTCAGCCGGAACGCGGCGGGTGCGATCCTGGTCAACGGCGGGGCCGTCGCCGTCCTGGGGGGGACCCCGACCGTCGCCAACACCGCCTCCATCGCGGTCTTCGGCCAGGGCGGCAACGACGTCATCACGCTCAACGAGGCCAACGGCGCGCTCCCGAGGGCCAACCTGTTCGGCGGCACGGGGAACGACGTCCTGACCGGCGGCTCGGGCGCGGACATGCTCTTCGGCCAGAGCGGCAACGATACGCTCCTGGGCAAAGGGGGGGCCGACTTCCTCTTCGGAGGCTCCGACCAGGACGTGCTGACCGGCGGCGACGGCGACGACCAGGTCTTCGGCGAGTCGGGCGACGACCGGATGATCTGGAATCCGGGAGACGACACCGACCTGAACGAAGGGGGAGACGGGACCGACGTCGTCCAGGTCAACGGCGGCAACGGGGCCGAGGTCTTCACCGTCACGGCGAACGGCACCCGCGTGCGGTTCGATCGCATCAACCCCGCGCCGTTCTCCATCGACATCGGCACATCCGAGAGCCTCGTCCTCAACGCCAACGGCGGCGACGACCAGTTCTCGGCTACCGGAAACCTCGCCGCGCTCATCGCGATCACCGTCGACGGCGGGGCCGGGAACGACGTCCTCCTGGGGAGCAATGGGGCCGACCTGTTGATCGGCGGCGACGGGAACGACTTCATCGACGGCCAGCAGGGGAGCGACGTCGCCCTGATGGGCGCCGGCGACGACGTCTTCAACTGGGACCCGGGCGACGGCAGCGACGTCGTCGAGGGCCAGGCCGGGGCCGACCGGATGGCGTTCAACGGGGCCAACATCAACGAGATCTTCGACATCTCGGCCAACGGCGGCCGGGTGCGGTTCACCCGCGACGTCGCCAACATCGTCATGGACCTGAACGACGTCGAAGCCATCGACCTGAACGCCCGCGGCGGGGCCGACGTCGTCAGGGTCAACGACCTCTCGGGGACGGACGTGATCGCCCTGAACTTCAACCTCGCCGCGAGCGGCGGGGGGGGCGACGGCGCGGCCGACAGGGTGATCGTCAACGGCGGCAACGGCGACGACGTGATCCTCGCCAGCGGCGACGCGGCCGGGACCACCGTCCTGGGCCTCGCGGCGACGGTGAACATCACCGGCGCGGAGGCGGGCAACGACGTCCTCCAGATCAACGCGCTGGCGGGCGACGACGTGGTCGACGGGACCGGCCTGGCCGCGAACGCCATCGGCCTGACCGCCGACGGCGGGGACGGCGATGACGTCCTCCTGGGCGGGGCGGGGAACGACGTGCTCCTGGGAGGCCCCGGCGACGACGTGCTGATCGGCGGCCCGGGCCTCGACGTCCTGGACGGCGGCCCCGGCGACAACGTCGTGATCCAGTGA
- a CDS encoding class I SAM-dependent methyltransferase: protein MDATTRPDEAARTERFGQTMSEVLNHAALALMASIGHRTGLFDAMAGLPPTTSEGVATAAGLNERYVREWLGAMVAGGVVEHDPDAGLYRLPEEHAAWLTRSTKLVNAAASAQWIAVLGAAETSVVDAFRHGRGVPYSAYPRFHQVMAEESQQSVVDSLMEHILPMAPGLADRLEAGADALDVGCGAGHALHLLAETFPASRFVGRDFSEEAIALARGEADRRGLNNVRFEVRDAALPCDPEAYDLITAFDAIHDQARPAGVLHAVSEALRPDGVFLMQDISGAGCHHRDASHPFGTFLYAISCMHCMSVSLANGGPGLGAMWGRPQAEAMLRAAGFNLVTVRESPHDPLNFYYVCRKG, encoded by the coding sequence ATGGACGCGACCACGCGCCCGGACGAGGCCGCGCGCACGGAGCGGTTCGGCCAGACCATGAGCGAGGTCCTGAACCACGCGGCGCTGGCGCTGATGGCGTCGATCGGCCACCGCACGGGCCTGTTCGACGCGATGGCCGGCCTGCCCCCGACGACGAGCGAGGGCGTGGCGACGGCCGCCGGCCTGAATGAGCGGTACGTCCGCGAATGGTTGGGGGCGATGGTCGCCGGCGGCGTGGTCGAGCACGACCCGGACGCCGGCCTGTACCGGCTCCCCGAGGAGCACGCGGCCTGGCTGACCCGGTCGACGAAGCTGGTCAACGCGGCGGCCTCGGCGCAGTGGATCGCCGTGCTGGGGGCCGCCGAGACCTCGGTCGTCGACGCCTTCCGCCACGGCCGGGGGGTCCCCTACTCCGCCTACCCCCGATTCCACCAGGTGATGGCCGAGGAGAGCCAGCAGTCGGTCGTCGATTCTTTGATGGAACACATCCTGCCGATGGCGCCCGGACTGGCCGATCGGCTGGAAGCCGGCGCGGACGCGCTCGACGTCGGTTGCGGGGCCGGCCACGCTCTGCACCTCCTGGCCGAGACCTTCCCCGCGAGCCGGTTCGTCGGCCGCGATTTCTCCGAGGAGGCGATCGCCCTGGCTCGCGGCGAGGCCGACCGCCGCGGCCTGAACAACGTCCGCTTCGAGGTCCGCGACGCGGCCCTCCCGTGCGACCCGGAAGCGTACGACCTGATCACGGCCTTCGACGCGATCCACGACCAGGCCCGCCCGGCGGGCGTGCTCCACGCCGTCTCCGAGGCTCTCCGCCCCGACGGCGTCTTCCTGATGCAGGACATCTCCGGCGCCGGCTGCCACCACCGGGACGCGTCCCACCCGTTCGGGACGTTCCTCTACGCCATCTCCTGCATGCACTGCATGTCCGTCTCGCTCGCCAACGGCGGGCCCGGGCTCGGCGCCATGTGGGGCCGGCCGCAAGCCGAGGCCATGCTCCGCGCCGCCGGCTTCAACCTCGTGACCGTCCGCGAATCGCCACACGACCCCTTGAATTTCTATTACGTCTGCCGAAAGGGCTGA
- the gpmA gene encoding 2,3-diphosphoglycerate-dependent phosphoglycerate mutase yields the protein MPKLVLLRHGESIWNKENLFTGWYDVDLSDQGKVEARRAGELLKAEGFTFDVAFTSVLKRAIRTLCSALDELDLLWIPVVKSWKLNERHYGALQGLNKAETAAKYGDDQVLVWRRSYDTPPPSLEESDPRYPGSDPRYVDLTPAELPKTECLKDTVDRVLPYWNETIAPAIKSGKKVIIAAHGNSLRALVKYLDGISDEDIISLNIPTGIPLVYELDDDLKPIKSYYLGDQAEIAAKAAAVAAQGKAK from the coding sequence ATGCCGAAGCTCGTCCTGTTGCGCCATGGCGAAAGCATCTGGAATAAAGAGAACCTGTTCACGGGATGGTACGACGTCGACCTGTCGGACCAGGGCAAGGTCGAGGCCAGGCGGGCCGGCGAGCTGCTGAAGGCCGAGGGCTTCACGTTCGACGTCGCCTTCACGTCGGTCCTCAAGCGGGCCATCCGCACCCTCTGCTCGGCGCTCGACGAGCTGGACCTGCTTTGGATCCCCGTCGTCAAGTCCTGGAAGCTGAACGAGCGGCACTACGGGGCGCTTCAGGGATTGAACAAGGCCGAGACGGCCGCCAAGTACGGCGACGATCAAGTACTGGTCTGGCGGCGGAGCTACGACACCCCCCCGCCGTCCCTGGAGGAGTCCGACCCCCGCTACCCCGGCTCCGACCCCCGCTACGTCGACCTGACCCCGGCCGAACTCCCGAAGACCGAGTGCCTCAAGGACACCGTCGACCGGGTTCTCCCCTACTGGAACGAGACGATCGCCCCGGCGATCAAGAGCGGCAAGAAGGTCATCATCGCCGCCCACGGCAACAGCCTCCGGGCGCTCGTGAAGTACCTCGACGGGATCTCGGATGAGGATATCATCAGCCTCAACATCCCGACCGGCATCCCCCTGGTCTACGAGCTGGACGACGACCTGAAGCCGATCAAGTCGTACTACCTCGGCGACCAGGCCGAGATCGCCGCCAAGGCCGCCGCCGTCGCCGCCCAGGGCAAGGCCAAGTAA
- a CDS encoding arylsulfatase produces MASIARVRVPVLLGMSVLFGWMAAAGPFTGNPAVSAPREGAADDLDRTVLPVLEPSPPADTTLDARNTKPPPRFQVKAPTKAPNVLIVLIDDMGFGQSSAFGGPIRMPTLERMAKGGLRYNQFHTTALCSPSRAALLTGRNHHVCNMGSITETATAFPGNTGQRPNAVAPLAEMLRLNGYSTAAFGKSHETAAWEVSPSGPTDRWPTRAGFDKFYGFIGGEANQWAPAIYEDMTRIEVSKDPNYHLMTDLADRAIKWTNSQKSLTPDKPFFTYFAPGATHAPHHVPKEWVAKYKGQFDQGWDKLREETLARQVKLGVVPAGTKLAPKPEAIKHWDSLSADEKTLFARQMEVFAGFGEYADFEVGRVIRAIEDLGQLDNTLVFYIVGDNGASAEGTMNGLFNEMTYFNGVPESVPEILEHLDDLGGPNSYGHYAAGWAVAGDAPFAWTKQVAGSYGGTRNGMVVHWPLGIAARGELRSQWHHVIDIAPTVLEAAGLPEPKVVNSTPQTPIQGVSMAYTFADARAKDRHKTQYFEIFGNRGIYHDGWLAHTVHRAGWETTPRHPLLEDKWELYHVEEDFSSADDLAAKYPEKLKELQELFLKEAAKNRVLPLDDRTIERANAALAGRPDLMAGRTSLTVYEGMAGMTENVFINTKNRSHTITAEVQVPKGGVNGVLLSQAGRFGGWSLYVKDGKPAYVYNFLGLSSSRVAAPTPLPEGKVTIRYEFAYDGGGPGKGGKGTILVNGKKVAEGRIDRTQANLFSPDEGADVGLDGETPVTDDYKEGDNKFTGKIAKVTVDLK; encoded by the coding sequence ATGGCGAGCATCGCGAGGGTGCGTGTGCCGGTTTTGCTCGGCATGAGCGTTCTCTTCGGCTGGATGGCGGCAGCCGGCCCGTTCACGGGCAATCCAGCGGTGTCGGCGCCACGCGAGGGGGCGGCAGACGACCTCGACCGGACCGTGCTCCCGGTCCTGGAGCCTTCTCCCCCGGCTGACACGACGCTCGACGCCCGTAACACCAAGCCCCCGCCGAGATTCCAGGTTAAGGCCCCGACAAAGGCCCCCAACGTGCTCATCGTGCTCATCGATGACATGGGTTTCGGCCAGTCCAGTGCCTTCGGCGGCCCGATTCGCATGCCGACGCTGGAGAGGATGGCCAAGGGCGGACTCCGCTACAACCAGTTCCACACCACGGCCCTCTGCTCGCCAAGCCGTGCGGCCCTGCTCACCGGCCGCAACCACCACGTCTGCAACATGGGCTCGATTACCGAGACCGCCACCGCGTTCCCCGGCAACACCGGGCAACGCCCGAACGCCGTCGCACCGCTGGCCGAGATGTTGCGGCTCAACGGATACAGCACGGCCGCCTTCGGCAAGTCGCACGAGACCGCCGCGTGGGAGGTCAGCCCCTCCGGCCCGACCGACCGCTGGCCGACCCGGGCCGGCTTCGACAAGTTCTATGGATTCATCGGCGGCGAGGCCAACCAGTGGGCCCCGGCGATCTACGAGGACATGACCCGCATCGAGGTGTCAAAGGACCCGAACTATCACCTCATGACCGACCTCGCCGACCGGGCCATCAAGTGGACCAACTCCCAGAAGTCGCTGACTCCGGACAAGCCGTTCTTCACATACTTCGCCCCGGGGGCCACTCACGCCCCGCACCACGTGCCGAAGGAGTGGGTCGCCAAGTACAAGGGCCAGTTCGACCAGGGCTGGGACAAGCTCCGCGAGGAGACGCTGGCCCGACAGGTCAAGCTCGGAGTCGTCCCCGCCGGAACCAAACTCGCCCCCAAGCCCGAGGCCATCAAGCACTGGGACTCGCTGAGTGCCGACGAGAAGACGCTCTTCGCCCGCCAGATGGAGGTGTTCGCCGGCTTCGGCGAGTACGCTGACTTTGAGGTCGGCCGTGTCATCCGGGCCATCGAGGACCTCGGCCAACTGGACAACACGCTCGTCTTCTACATCGTCGGCGACAACGGGGCGAGTGCCGAAGGCACCATGAACGGCCTGTTCAACGAGATGACCTACTTCAACGGCGTCCCCGAATCCGTCCCCGAGATTCTCGAACACCTCGACGACCTGGGCGGCCCGAACTCCTACGGCCACTACGCGGCGGGCTGGGCCGTGGCGGGCGACGCACCGTTCGCCTGGACGAAGCAGGTCGCCGGGAGCTACGGCGGCACCCGCAACGGCATGGTGGTCCACTGGCCCCTGGGCATCGCGGCCAGGGGCGAGCTCCGCTCGCAGTGGCACCACGTCATCGACATCGCCCCGACGGTCCTCGAAGCGGCAGGCCTTCCCGAACCGAAGGTCGTCAACTCCACGCCACAGACGCCCATCCAGGGCGTGAGCATGGCCTACACCTTCGCGGACGCCAGGGCGAAGGACCGGCACAAGACGCAGTACTTCGAGATTTTCGGCAATCGGGGTATCTACCACGACGGTTGGCTGGCCCACACCGTCCATCGTGCCGGCTGGGAGACGACGCCGCGGCATCCGCTCCTCGAAGACAAATGGGAGCTGTATCACGTCGAAGAAGACTTCAGTTCGGCAGACGACCTGGCCGCGAAGTATCCCGAGAAGCTCAAGGAATTGCAGGAGCTTTTCCTCAAGGAAGCCGCCAAGAACCGCGTCCTGCCGCTCGATGACCGCACGATTGAGCGTGCGAACGCCGCCCTCGCCGGGCGTCCCGACCTGATGGCCGGCCGCACCTCACTGACGGTCTACGAGGGCATGGCTGGGATGACGGAGAATGTCTTCATCAACACCAAGAACCGCTCGCACACCATCACGGCCGAGGTCCAGGTCCCGAAGGGGGGCGTGAACGGCGTGCTCCTGTCTCAGGCCGGCCGCTTCGGCGGCTGGAGCCTGTACGTGAAGGACGGCAAGCCAGCGTACGTCTACAACTTCCTCGGCCTCAGCTCGTCCAGGGTCGCCGCTCCCACGCCGCTGCCCGAGGGCAAGGTGACCATTCGCTACGAATTCGCCTACGACGGCGGCGGCCCCGGCAAGGGCGGAAAGGGCACCATCCTCGTCAACGGTAAGAAGGTGGCCGAAGGGCGGATTGACCGCACGCAGGCCAACCTCTTCTCGCCCGACGAGGGGGCGGACGTCGGCCTCGACGGCGAGACGCCGGTGACCGACGACTACAAGGAAGGCGATAACAAGTTCACCGGCAAAATCGCCAAGGTGACTGTCGATTTGAAATAA
- a CDS encoding FMN-binding negative transcriptional regulator: MMEESRERLSRFGPKATVAAADLGSVDWRGGVESPFDAVGFGIRGFEMYVPASFRMSDASELYSFMRTHSFAVLVTHGEGGMTATHLPLLLDADAGPRGTLIGHMARANPQWRDVAGDALVIFSGPHAYVSPTWYETPGTVPTWNYATVHAYGALQLVEGRDELHDILTRTTSVYERRMPEPWSYDVDDPDIDKMLRAIVGFRIEITRLEGKMKLNQNHPRSVAGR, translated from the coding sequence ATGATGGAGGAATCCCGCGAGCGGCTGAGCCGGTTCGGCCCGAAGGCCACGGTCGCCGCGGCCGACCTCGGTTCGGTCGACTGGCGCGGAGGGGTCGAGTCGCCGTTCGACGCCGTAGGGTTCGGTATCAGAGGATTCGAGATGTACGTCCCCGCCTCGTTCAGGATGTCCGACGCCTCAGAACTCTATTCGTTTATGCGGACGCACAGCTTCGCCGTGCTCGTCACGCATGGTGAAGGCGGCATGACCGCCACCCACCTGCCCTTGCTGCTCGACGCCGATGCGGGGCCGCGCGGGACGCTGATCGGGCACATGGCGAGGGCGAACCCCCAGTGGCGGGACGTCGCGGGCGATGCGCTGGTCATCTTTTCCGGCCCGCACGCCTACGTCTCGCCCACCTGGTACGAAACTCCGGGGACCGTGCCGACCTGGAACTATGCGACGGTGCACGCCTACGGGGCGCTCCAGCTCGTCGAGGGCCGCGACGAGCTGCACGACATCCTGACCAGGACCACCTCCGTGTACGAGCGGCGGATGCCGGAACCGTGGTCCTACGACGTCGACGACCCCGATATCGACAAGATGCTCAGGGCGATCGTCGGATTCCGCATCGAGATCACCCGCCTGGAAGGCAAGATGAAGCTCAACCAGAACCACCCGAGGAGCGTCGCCGGAAGGTGA
- a CDS encoding sugar O-acetyltransferase — MPTEREKMLAGLMYDPFDPDLVAGRDRARDLCQSLNATREADVDERRRILRELFGAGGDSVWMQPPFYCDYGANIHLGERVFFNFNCVVLDVAEVKIGDFTLFGPSVQIYTATHPMNAAERRLHEYAKPITIGADVWVGGAAVICPGVTIGSCAVIGAGSVVTRDIPEGVFAAGNPCRVIREITE; from the coding sequence ATGCCCACCGAGCGCGAGAAGATGCTGGCCGGGCTGATGTACGACCCCTTCGACCCCGACCTGGTCGCCGGGCGCGATCGCGCCCGCGACCTCTGCCAGTCCCTCAACGCCACCCGCGAGGCCGACGTCGACGAGCGGCGGCGGATCCTCCGCGAGCTGTTCGGCGCCGGCGGCGACAGCGTCTGGATGCAGCCGCCGTTCTACTGCGACTACGGGGCCAACATCCACCTGGGCGAGCGGGTCTTCTTCAACTTCAACTGCGTGGTGCTCGACGTCGCCGAGGTCAAGATCGGCGACTTCACGCTGTTCGGCCCCTCGGTGCAGATCTACACGGCCACGCACCCGATGAACGCGGCCGAGCGCCGGCTGCACGAGTACGCGAAGCCGATCACGATCGGCGCCGACGTCTGGGTCGGCGGCGCGGCCGTGATCTGCCCCGGCGTGACGATCGGCTCGTGCGCCGTCATCGGCGCCGGCAGCGTCGTCACCCGCGACATCCCCGAAGGCGTCTTCGCCGCCGGCAACCCCTGCCGCGTCATCCGCGAGATCACCGAGTGA
- a CDS encoding DUF5989 family protein: protein MSESTPPRTEFEKAAAEPEGESLIAEFWAFLKQNKKWWLLPIVVVMLLLGVLIFLSSTAAAPFIYTLF, encoded by the coding sequence ATGAGCGAGAGCACCCCCCCCCGCACCGAGTTCGAGAAGGCCGCCGCCGAGCCCGAGGGCGAGAGCCTGATCGCCGAGTTCTGGGCGTTCCTCAAGCAGAACAAGAAGTGGTGGCTGCTGCCGATCGTGGTCGTGATGCTCCTCCTGGGCGTCCTGATCTTCCTCTCCAGCACCGCCGCCGCCCCGTTCATCTACACGCTGTTTTGA
- a CDS encoding SxtJ family membrane protein → MQWSDVQFSPTAKTLRQFAGLWLVFFGGIAAYQGLYRGHETAGMVLGAVALAGGLLGLIAPMAMKPIYVAWMVLAFPIGWTISLLILAIMYYGMFTPIGLVFKLIGRDPLERGRRPAVATYWAPKATPTDPRRYFKQF, encoded by the coding sequence ATGCAGTGGTCCGACGTCCAATTCTCCCCGACCGCCAAGACTCTGCGGCAGTTCGCCGGGCTCTGGCTCGTCTTCTTCGGCGGAATCGCCGCCTACCAGGGGCTCTACCGCGGCCACGAGACGGCCGGGATGGTCCTGGGCGCGGTCGCCCTGGCGGGGGGCCTGCTGGGCCTGATCGCCCCCATGGCGATGAAGCCCATCTACGTCGCCTGGATGGTCCTGGCGTTCCCGATCGGCTGGACGATCTCGCTGCTGATCCTGGCGATCATGTACTACGGGATGTTCACGCCGATCGGCCTGGTCTTCAAGCTGATCGGCCGCGACCCGCTGGAGCGCGGCCGACGCCCGGCCGTTGCGACCTACTGGGCCCCCAAGGCCACCCCGACCGACCCCCGGCGTTACTTCAAGCAGTTCTGA